The stretch of DNA CCCTAAGCAGTGCACCATCAATTGGTTTGTGTGTGGAACTAATGAATTGAATTTGCAGTTATAAAGCATTTGAGAAGTTATTTTAAGATAAGATactcctttattagtcccactaTCGGGCAATTaacagtgttagagcagcaaagtggatagcaaaaatagaaagagcatcaatataCAGAATAATAAGAAATGTCTCATTATTCTACATTACATTAAAGGTATGGAAAACCTCTAAAACTTCAcatatcctttctttctcttcagccACATCTCCATCATCTCTCTCTGAGGTGATGACTTCAGTGATCAGTCATCCAACTGCTCTTCAGTTTCTCTGGCTCTCACAGAGCCCTCCATGAGACATGGTGCTACCTGAAAACACCTCCAGACCTTCTGCTGCCAAGAAGGTCCCCAAGCAGCGCCCCCTGCGGCACCAGAGCCTGCCCTCCCCGGCCTTGTGCTGTGCCTGTGGCCTATGCATTATGCTGGCTGGCATCAACATAACCCTGGTGGGAGCCTTCGCCTTTGGCACCTTTATCCCGACTGGCAACCCCCCCATTGTCATCGGACCTCTTCTTTTATTGATAGCTCTGGCTTTCTTCACAGCCTGCTGTGTGGTCAGCAGAAGACCACCGGCCCACATGGCTCACAAGGCCAAGGGGGGCGAGAAGTGGGGGCTAATGCGGATGGGGACGGCAGCATTTGAGATGGAGACCAGTGAGCACACGCTGCAGGACACCACAGCTGTGCAGCTCAGCCCCACCAACTCCCTCAGCTCCTCTCACAAGTCCAGCTCCAGCCACGGGAGTGACGCTGCTCCGGCTGCCTGTCAGGAAGGAGCTTGTGAGCTTATATCAGAGTAACCCCACCTTTGACTTCTGACAGCAGGGAGAGGGCTCCCACACATATGCTGCCTGATCAGGACATTTCCTAAACATAGCATGGATTTCCCTCTCTAACCTGGCCatttaaatacaaacactgtttgACAGGATGGAAATGTCTGATATGATTGACAGGACTGATTTAAAATGAGACTTACCACAATAGACCATTATGAGTGGCGAGCTGTGTCTGAAAGGTGGCTTATTCCCTGTGTTACAGTATgttgaatgtactgtatatttcccATTCCCAGGATGTATATTAAGATGCCAGAACAATAAGGAAGTGGATCAGGAGATGATACCTTTAATCCAAGTACCTGTTTGTGTACTTCTTGTTGTATAAAACATCCAGTTAGAGCAGATTATCCAGCATTTATGTCCCACTGCATGGATCAACTGTGGTTAGTGCTTGTCACCTTATACTTTGGAAAAGAAGACTAGCGTGTCCAGCCAAGCTTGTCGGAGTCATGGAAGCTGTTCCCTGTGTAAGCCTGGTAAATctcagacagtttttttttactcactttGACAgaactgtttcttttttgtggtaAGATGGATATTTAAGAACAAAGTGTTTTACCTTTAATGAATTTCTTTTCATGTTGTGGTGCCATGATTGTTATAGTTACTGCAGATGTTAATATATtgcattttataaataaagctgaaattGTACTTGATTGTAACTCatattgtgtgtttctgtttaaaaaCCTCACTAAGTCAATAACTGGGAATTGGGGGATGAATTCATAATGAACAAAAATTGGAAACATAAtaacatacgcacacacacacaagtaagaAAGGTGCATAATAGGTTGTGAAGATAATTCGCTCTTATCTGAGAACAGCCAGTGGCGGCAGTGCAAACAGCTCCTTCCTATAACGTGTAGCCCCATCACTTGGCATCTGACCTAACAGCTGCTGGCAAAGGCGAGCGCCCTGTTTACTCGTCATACATCTGTCGTCCACAAACACAGTGAGGCGCACGCCATGATCCATGCACACAGCTCAACCCCTGGAAAACAACAGAGTGGCCGCTGCCTGCTGTCATTGCAGTCTCTTTGTGTGTTGATCAAGCCTCATGAATGGCTACAGGCAGCGGGGGTGTCTGTAGTTATCCAGGGAGTCAGAAATATGGCCGGTAGTGTTTCTATAAAGAGGATGACATGTCTTGGCAACCTGAGCTTATTTAACTAAACTAGTGAGATGAGGTCATGTTGTTCTGAAGGGTGGCACGGTGGAATTAATTCACAGTTGCTTTCAGCTACATGCAACTCCTCTGTAACGGCAATTTTACACTAACAATATTCTATTAAAGGCTCCTACTTGTGTTTTTGATTATTCACTTCCTCAGTGAGTGTAGTAAATTGAATTTAAAGACATGCAGAACATGAATGAGACATATTATCAGATTGCAAGACATACTGTCAGACTTTCAATAGCAACAATATTTGATATGAAACTTGAGGGATCATCGTTGAATCCAGGTCCAGCAATAATGACACATTCACAGaaaagatatttttatttaattgattcAGTATTTACATGTGTGTACATTCTGTGTGAAAATCAAACATTGATTATCACTGATAAAGGTCATTTTTATGCTCTAGCTCTTCATCTGTGcaggatgaagaagagagggTGAAAGACCACTTGGATGGACTCCCAAACTCGTTGCTGGCTCTATCTGCAGTGCATGGCTCATTGCAGGGGGCCGGCAGACTGAAACATGAGACATGGGCCGAGCAAGGACTGGAAATCCTCCTCAGGATCAATCTCAGACCAGTAGGGTCACTGGGATCTTTAAAGAGGAAAGATTCCCATTGAAAGTCTTTAACACCAGGGGCAGCCTCTGAGGGACGCTGGTCAAGACCTCCATCAAGACGAGCAGCCTTCAGTTTGGTACCCAGGTGGAAAATGAGAGGTGGCCTCTCACGTAGAATGAGCTGGGAATCATCCCCTGGTTTACTGCGTACATAGAGAAGCTGGAAAATTGACAGTGGTgctcatattttatatatatgtatagtgCAGCAACTTTAAAGAGACACCCAAACTCCTCCATAGGGTTCAAGCATGTAACCCACCTTCTGTTCTGTTGCAACTACCATTAACATAAATAGAATAAAGCTGCTTTTTCCAGGAGAAAGTAGCAATTAACTTTTTGCATCCACTTTTCAAGCCTACTGATAATTAAAGTGTGATGATTGAATGCTTCACATTGAAATGCATTTGAAACGGTTGTTGTATGTAAATCAGGAACTTTAGCCGGGgttttaaaatatgtgtctAGATGTCTTTTGTCTTGAACCAACAATATCAAATCAAAAGCAAAGTGTTCTTACCTTTGCCATTTTCACAGTGACCAGTACTATAGATTGTAGTTTTCTTGGAAGAGTTGTTAGGCTTTGATAATACACAAGCACTTCAGGAATTCATCAGCAGTGTATGTTTGAGTGTTTATGTGACAGTTTGTTGAGATGTTCAGAGATATTAGAATTCTGTTGTTCTGTTGCATCATCAATTGTGATCGTCACGGAACCGATCAATTGattctgtgtttactttcagTTCATCTCAATATGTCTGCATGCACCAGCAGACATACTGCATGGTTTTCAGAAAAAGGCAGCTATCCTCCCACCTTCACACAAGCACAGAACAACTCTGACAATTCCTCGAACATCCTTTgagtgaaatataaaatatgtgatcgagcaaaaataaaactttctatctaatcaaataaaaaggaccctttaaaaaataactcTGGTGGACTGAAGTCATTGCCCACCAAACACAGGTACTAACTGGTTTGCtccctgtgttttattttcgGCTCTCTGTTGGgatcatttctaaaaaaaattaaaagattaaaaaaaaccaaatgaACACAGCAACAACCAACTAGGTTTGCCCAGAAGACTTTAATAACCTTAATAATGTTGGCCAATGTATTGTCAGTTTCCACTGATAtgactttaattaattttacCAATATACTATCAACTTTTTGTTGTTACTTTGAAGGATGGTAGTGTCTGTCTGACCACTGCAcataattaaactaaactaaatattctgaaatgattaaaaatcTGATGCAAGCTGTAGCCAAACTTTCCAAGTAAAGTGTGAGTGTTTATAGGGATgtagtgagtgtgtgaatgattgacgaccttttattattatgactATTATCTCATTTTTTGATACATGTTTATTGTAAGGGGTGGTTTCAAAAGaccttaaataaaataattcctAAGTCTTGAGGAGCAAAACTCACCTTTAGAGTTGTCCATTACAATGGTCCTTGATTTGAGATAATGTTGGTTTAAAATTATCTGCTTTTGAAGTTATGATTATTCATTCCTGTATAACATTACGACTTCATAAGATAGTGGTGctgggggggagggggcaattatttataattgataaatacataaagtagCTGTAATTTAAAAGGCAGTCTTCATCTCATTCCAGCCCACTCATTCAAGTAATTATTTGTGAATTTAATACTGTTGATAGTGAGGCAGAAGACTCATAATCATATAAGTATCAGAGAGAGCTGAATGACTCACAAAGGGCCGTGGCAGAGGCTATTACTTTTATGAAAATAGCTTCCATTAGAAAGAGGAACGTGAAGCATCATCATTTCATTCAAAGACAAAATTACCCCCAAACAATTCAGCTCTGTTTGACCAAGATGAAGCTACAGCCTGGCTTAGGACTCCACCTTGTGGAGAGAAGATGGTAGGCCTTATTACTCCTCATGAGAAACAAGAGGACTGATGAAAcgttttaataaaaacagcaatcaTGCATCATGTAGCCggttatttaaaatgaattaaaaataagtctaataaagttaataaatgcTGTAATTTTAAGAATcattctcatttcctgtcatctttgGCTTCAAGCTCACTAGATTACACTCCATGTGACCATTTTGATTATAGTCGCATGACATTAATGCTATTCTTGTATgttcaataaattaaaaaacacaatttaaaattcatttttgcggattattttacatttaaacccCAGGAAACTGTTGATGTATTTGACTGTCTCCAGTACTGAGTTTTGGCACTAGAGAGCAGTATCACCATTCACACAGTGATGCTGACATCCTCACCAAAGTGTGGATGGTGAGAGGATTCACCAAGTTTGGTTAAAGCGAATTTCTAGTCTCTAATATGAATGATactaaaattaaaacaacatgCTCAGATTATTCAAAAGTTATATCTATATCTCATGAAAATCTATTATTCTGAAGTAATTCAGCCTATTATAGCAGCCCTGCAATACTTTATGTCTTCATGAAGATTATAATGTTTATTGAAACTGTCTTGGTGAACTGTCAACTTCAGGGTTATTTTGGAGCCTGTAGTTGTGGTAGCCTACTGTTTAGGCTATTTGAATTGCTGGGGAGTTTTGCTGGGGAGTTATACTGAGGAGTgttgttaatatttaaatggGGTGGAAAGATATTATAAAGATCTCAGTGTTATTGCAGGACTTTAGGCATTCGTTTAGTGTACCTTGTAAACTGGCAACTAAATGTGAGGGATCAAAAAAGCTTCTAATGGAGCTCTATTAAGTCACATATTATAGGCCTTTGAGAAAATACTTAgggaaaaaagataaagaaataataaattagGTACTgtagaataaatataatataaaatatttatcacTACTAGGGTAGGCTAGTCTCATAAACTCAGATGTTTTGGTCAATAGATAAAGAAGTTAACCAAGTTCCTTgatgtgtgtattacagtaagAACTCTGTATGGCATTGAAAATCatattctttttctgtttggtgTGTGGGGTTCCTGAATGCATCACCGCCTCTTACTGCGCTCCCAAAGTGCCCGACTGCACTGCACCGTCCTTGGGCCTCCTGCCTGCAGCTCACTGCATTTCAGAGGGATGCCGTGATCCTCCTGTGGGTCTGAACCACAGCCGGGTCCTCTCTGAAATGCTGcctgaaaaatacatttcccaCAGGTAATACACCACATTCCCAGATAACAATGAGATAGAACAATAGCAAGGTTACAGTGTCTTTGACCCCCCCTGTGAACATAATCATCACCAGGTGAGTGACCCGATGTGTTTCATACACGTTGAACTTCGTATAGGctacacacagtacacatgGTCTACTTCTGCATCTTGTACTGTATGAGCCATTTGTCTTTCCATCCCACCTCTGTTGTTGGGTAGAACAGGCGTTTAATATCCCACCTCTCCAAATGAAGTGCCATTAATTTTATCCTTCTTTTCAGTTTGCAAAGTGTCCCTCCAAACAGCAGCCGGCTCGATCTAATTCCTAATGACTGTTGTGAGTGCTGACTCGGCTATTGTAAAACAAATGATATCTCTGTCCTGTTGGAATAATCCTAGCCTATTTCAATGGAAAGGGCTGTATTATAATGACAAAAGGGGGAGGATATTTCCATCTCATGATAAATGTGCAAATGTCCACCAAAGCTGAATCAGACACCACATTTTAATGGCCTGATTGCTCGTTCATTTCTCGCCTCATTCTCTAGCAGCCCCGCTCCCTCCTTTTTAATGCGGAGCTGGTCATATTTTGTCCCAGATTAGTATAGACGCCGGCTGACAGTTGCCTCTGCTCAAGGTATTTAGAAGACATAATTCATTCATAGATCTTGAAGTGCTCCCATTTGTCATCCCCATTTTTTATGCTCAGTCTCTGCACAGTCGCTCATTCCTCTGggtgctggtgtgtgtgcgtgcatgtgtgtgtgtgtgtgtgtgtgtgtgtgtgtgtgtgtgtgtgtgtgtgtgtgtgtgtgtgtgtgtgtgtgtgtgtgtgtgtgtgtgtgtgtgtgtatgtgtgtgtgtgtgtgtgtgtgtcaagggaGATGAGGGCCAGAGCAGTTTTCAGCTGATGTATTAGCTGGCATATGCAAGCAATGAATTATCAAGGAGGAAAAGGAGTCAATTATCCACTCCTAAAGAGGGGCTGGGCCTGTGTGGCCTAGGGGCCCTTTTCCATATTTACCAAATCATTTCACAGAAAGGTACACTGGGAGACCTGGGGAGAGGAGACAGCgggcagaaacacacacacacacacacacacacacacacacacacacacacactctctcttttaaGCTTTGACCCTCTCAAGCTCAACCTTGCCCCCTCTCGTCACTTTCCCCCCTGCACATGCTCAGGACCGCCTCCTCACTTAACAAGGACAGTCAGTGACATTTGGATCCATATGGTCA from Scomber japonicus isolate fScoJap1 chromosome 7, fScoJap1.pri, whole genome shotgun sequence encodes:
- the LOC128362212 gene encoding transmembrane protein 275-like codes for the protein MVLPENTSRPSAAKKVPKQRPLRHQSLPSPALCCACGLCIMLAGINITLVGAFAFGTFIPTGNPPIVIGPLLLLIALAFFTACCVVSRRPPAHMAHKAKGGEKWGLMRMGTAAFEMETSEHTLQDTTAVQLSPTNSLSSSHKSSSSHGSDAAPAACQEGACELISE